The following are from one region of the Candidatus Amarolinea dominans genome:
- a CDS encoding ABC transporter substrate-binding protein — MRRHLLTLIVIAVLLAACAPQATPVPPTATPVPPTATTVPPTATPVPPTPTPPPPTPTVGPPDLKGKTITLYHFGDLSGPYASITGPLVHGAEDAIAAVNAAGGIYGAQLAIKFADTAGSVDEAVAAYERFTGEDKNVLLMITYGSGEAEALAPRFVQDKIPNIAAGLSSKAFYVNSGYTFGLGPIYPDQLGLVMKYLKDNWAKHKPTGAGDTIKLAYVSWPSAFGQGGLTTESRAYLKELGVELVAEEKYDVSPTADTTTAILNAQAAGANVIWTNTLAFGPAALLNDLNSLGLRDQFVVAADNWGMDLALYAFLAQPAYGVGLITPFPYLWWTDASNAGIQQAEALFAANKRTKGEHNVGYLLLIAGVDLAADAIRLAVDTVGYDNLTGEAVHDALIALGPHEPLSGVFRVDYSNNSRSPHQSQIRQIQGGPDKFVVLQDWTQTPDLRPTQ, encoded by the coding sequence ATGCGTAGACATCTGTTGACCCTGATTGTGATTGCGGTTTTGCTGGCCGCCTGCGCGCCGCAGGCCACGCCGGTCCCCCCCACCGCCACGCCCGTCCCACCTACCGCCACAACGGTGCCGCCCACAGCGACGCCTGTTCCGCCCACGCCCACGCCGCCGCCGCCCACACCGACGGTTGGGCCGCCCGACCTCAAGGGTAAGACGATTACCCTGTACCATTTTGGCGACCTCTCCGGCCCCTACGCGTCCATCACCGGACCCCTGGTGCATGGCGCCGAGGATGCCATCGCCGCGGTCAATGCCGCCGGCGGCATCTATGGCGCGCAGCTCGCCATCAAGTTCGCCGACACGGCCGGCAGCGTTGATGAGGCGGTTGCCGCGTATGAGCGTTTCACAGGCGAGGACAAGAATGTCCTCCTGATGATCACCTACGGCTCAGGCGAAGCAGAAGCGCTGGCTCCGCGCTTCGTACAGGACAAAATTCCGAACATCGCCGCCGGCCTTTCCTCCAAGGCGTTCTACGTCAACTCAGGCTACACCTTTGGCCTCGGCCCGATCTACCCCGATCAACTCGGCCTGGTCATGAAGTATCTGAAGGATAACTGGGCCAAGCACAAACCCACAGGCGCCGGCGATACCATCAAGTTGGCCTATGTTAGTTGGCCGAGCGCGTTCGGCCAGGGTGGTTTGACCACCGAGAGCCGCGCCTATCTCAAGGAACTGGGCGTCGAACTGGTGGCCGAGGAGAAGTACGACGTATCCCCCACGGCCGACACCACAACCGCCATCCTCAATGCGCAGGCCGCCGGCGCCAACGTCATCTGGACCAATACGCTGGCCTTTGGCCCGGCTGCCCTTCTGAACGATCTCAACAGCCTGGGGCTGCGCGATCAGTTCGTCGTGGCCGCCGATAACTGGGGCATGGACCTGGCGCTCTACGCCTTCCTGGCGCAGCCGGCCTATGGCGTTGGGTTGATCACTCCCTTCCCCTACCTGTGGTGGACCGACGCCAGCAATGCGGGCATCCAACAAGCGGAGGCACTTTTTGCGGCCAACAAGCGCACCAAGGGCGAGCACAACGTGGGCTATCTCCTGTTGATTGCCGGCGTGGACCTGGCCGCGGACGCCATCAGGCTGGCCGTTGACACGGTGGGCTACGACAATCTCACGGGCGAGGCCGTGCATGACGCGCTGATTGCGCTTGGCCCGCACGAACCGCTGAGCGGCGTGTTCCGCGTGGACTACTCGAACAACAGCCGTTCACCGCACCAATCCCAGATTCGCCAGATTCAGGGCGGACCGGACAAGTTCGTCGTCCTGCAGGACTGGACGCAGACGCCCGACCTGCGCCCGACCCAGTAG
- a CDS encoding branched-chain amino acid ABC transporter permease, producing the protein MNWQLLPQFAVTGLLAGGPIALMGLGLVLIFKSSYIFNFAQGQLLLMGTLVTWWLAVELGLPLWLAIVLALILSAFFGFAIERLALRPMTGQPLLSIILMTLGLSQVLQGLALLLFGGVQRNFPQIFSAANPYKIITPFVFNDKPIAVILKQNLVWSFVIAILGVIVIGAFFRFTRTGLAMRGTSEDHELAQSIGLRIHRIFGISWALAGVVATTGGILLATSSGLDLSLSIVVLAAFPAVLLGGLESIPGTIIGGLLIGLAQGLVAVSQVQLIRNAAEIMPYVVLMVVLLLRPEGLLGQKRIERI; encoded by the coding sequence ATGAACTGGCAACTGCTACCGCAATTCGCCGTTACCGGCCTGCTGGCCGGCGGCCCGATCGCCTTGATGGGGCTGGGACTGGTCTTGATCTTCAAGTCCTCGTACATCTTCAACTTTGCCCAGGGCCAACTGCTGCTCATGGGCACGTTGGTCACCTGGTGGTTAGCGGTCGAACTCGGCCTGCCGCTGTGGCTTGCCATCGTCCTGGCCTTGATCCTGTCGGCATTTTTCGGCTTTGCCATCGAGCGCCTGGCCCTGCGCCCCATGACCGGTCAACCGCTGCTCTCCATCATCCTGATGACGTTGGGACTCAGCCAGGTTTTACAGGGCCTGGCCCTACTCCTGTTTGGCGGCGTTCAGCGCAATTTTCCGCAGATCTTTTCCGCGGCCAACCCCTACAAGATCATCACCCCGTTCGTGTTCAACGACAAACCGATCGCCGTCATCCTGAAACAGAACCTGGTCTGGTCGTTCGTGATTGCCATCCTCGGTGTGATTGTCATTGGCGCATTCTTCCGCTTTACACGCACCGGCTTGGCCATGCGCGGCACATCGGAAGATCACGAACTGGCGCAGAGCATCGGCCTGCGCATCCATCGCATCTTCGGCATCTCGTGGGCATTGGCCGGTGTGGTCGCAACGACGGGGGGCATTCTGCTCGCCACCTCCAGCGGCCTGGACTTGAGCCTGTCCATCGTTGTTCTGGCGGCCTTTCCGGCTGTGTTGTTAGGCGGCCTGGAATCTATCCCAGGCACCATCATTGGCGGCCTGCTCATCGGTCTGGCGCAGGGCCTGGTGGCTGTCTCGCAGGTGCAGTTGATCCGCAACGCAGCCGAGATCATGCCCTATGTCGTCCTCATGGTGGTCCTCCTGCTGCGCCCTGAAGGCCTCTTGGGTCAGAAACGAATCGAGAGGATTTAA
- a CDS encoding CDP-alcohol phosphatidyltransferase family protein has translation MLTQFLRRQASGILEPIARTIRITNISPNVLTVIGFLLTVCVGGVLAAGYLQVGGILMVVAAIFDAIDGTLARVTNRTSRFGAFLDSTLDRYSEAVTFFGLLIYYNGQGNRIETILIFATLIGSLLVSYTRARAEGLGIQIKSGLFTRVERVIVLAFGLIIGWMSPVLWILALLTNFTAVQRIYTVWRITGGEQGG, from the coding sequence ATGTTGACACAATTTTTGCGCCGGCAAGCCAGCGGCATCCTGGAACCGATCGCACGCACGATTCGCATCACCAATATCTCGCCCAATGTCTTGACCGTGATCGGTTTTCTCCTCACGGTCTGCGTGGGAGGCGTGTTGGCCGCCGGTTATCTACAGGTGGGCGGCATTCTCATGGTCGTTGCCGCCATTTTCGACGCCATTGATGGCACCCTGGCGCGCGTAACCAACCGCACCAGCCGTTTTGGCGCCTTCCTCGATTCCACGCTGGACCGCTACTCCGAAGCGGTCACTTTCTTTGGCCTGCTCATCTATTACAACGGGCAGGGCAACCGTATCGAGACGATCCTCATCTTTGCCACGCTGATCGGTTCGCTGCTGGTTAGCTACACACGGGCACGGGCGGAGGGTCTGGGAATTCAGATCAAGTCTGGTCTGTTCACACGGGTGGAGCGTGTCATCGTCCTGGCTTTTGGGTTGATTATCGGCTGGATGTCGCCGGTGCTGTGGATCCTGGCGCTGCTGACCAACTTCACCGCCGTGCAGCGCATCTACACCGTCTGGCGTATCACCGGCGGAGAGCAGGGCGGCTGA
- a CDS encoding branched-chain amino acid ABC transporter permease: MAVLRPAGEFDESYAYDMATLRRPWQWGLLGLFILALYTLPLYASPSVVSLVNRIGITIIAVQGLNLLTGYTGQISLGQAAFMTTGGYISALLVNNLGWSFFLALPAAAVGAGLVGLLFGLPSLRVKGFYLVMATLAAQFIIPWFTRNAFPALLNGAQGINVSVPELFGYQFNEASRYLALTLTVLIITTVVAHNVARSRLGRAFVSIRDHDLAAELLGVNLFTYKLQAFFLAAVYAGIAGALSAHQLRHINSETFNLTDSIFLMGMLVVGGLGTSLGPILGAILVELLIEAATLLGPIYVGLFPGSPIGAVQAMRPLFFGSALMFFLIFEPRGLSHRWQMLKAAWRLRPFSH, translated from the coding sequence ATGGCGGTCTTGCGTCCAGCCGGCGAGTTCGACGAAAGCTACGCGTATGACATGGCCACCCTGCGCCGGCCCTGGCAATGGGGTCTGCTTGGGTTGTTCATCCTGGCCCTCTACACGCTTCCCCTCTACGCCAGCCCCAGCGTGGTCAGCCTGGTCAACCGGATCGGCATCACCATCATCGCGGTCCAGGGGTTGAACCTGCTCACCGGCTACACCGGCCAGATCTCCCTGGGCCAGGCCGCGTTCATGACCACGGGCGGGTACATCTCCGCGCTGCTGGTCAACAACCTGGGCTGGTCCTTCTTCCTGGCTCTACCCGCCGCGGCGGTCGGCGCCGGCCTGGTTGGCTTGCTCTTCGGCCTGCCCTCGCTGCGGGTCAAGGGCTTCTACCTGGTCATGGCCACCCTGGCCGCGCAGTTCATCATTCCCTGGTTTACGCGCAACGCCTTTCCTGCGCTGCTCAACGGCGCGCAGGGCATCAATGTGAGCGTGCCGGAGCTGTTCGGCTATCAGTTCAACGAGGCCAGTCGCTATCTGGCCCTGACCCTCACGGTTCTGATCATCACCACCGTGGTGGCCCACAACGTCGCCCGTTCGCGCCTGGGGCGCGCCTTCGTCTCCATCCGCGATCATGACCTGGCCGCGGAACTGCTGGGGGTCAACCTCTTCACCTACAAGCTCCAGGCTTTCTTCCTGGCCGCGGTCTACGCGGGCATTGCCGGCGCGCTCTCGGCTCATCAACTGCGGCACATCAACTCTGAAACCTTCAACCTCACCGATTCCATCTTCCTGATGGGGATGTTGGTTGTCGGCGGTCTCGGCACCAGTCTGGGCCCCATTCTGGGCGCGATCTTGGTCGAGCTGTTGATCGAAGCCGCGACGCTGTTAGGGCCGATCTATGTTGGCCTGTTCCCCGGCAGCCCGATCGGCGCGGTGCAGGCCATGCGCCCGCTCTTCTTTGGCAGCGCGCTGATGTTCTTCTTGATCTTCGAGCCGCGCGGCCTATCGCACCGCTGGCAGATGTTGAAAGCGGCCTGGCGGCTGAGACCGTTTTCGCACTAG
- a CDS encoding ABC transporter ATP-binding protein: MLKLNNIEVIYHDVVLVLRGVSVEVPPGKIVCLLGANGAGKTTTLRAISGLLRTQLGKVTRGSIEFDGQRIEHLPPEDIVQLGIIQVLEGRRLFRHLTVEENLLIGAVGRSHADASPARDLERVYHYFPQLKEMRQRTSGYLSGGEQQMLVIGRALMAHPKIMMLDEPSLGLAPLIVAEIFDVIKQLSKDGSMSIVLVEQNARIALSVADQAYVMENGHIVLEGAASQLAQNEDIKEFYLGLTQVGTRKSYRDVKHYKRRKRWLG; this comes from the coding sequence ATGCTCAAACTCAACAACATCGAAGTAATCTACCACGACGTTGTCCTGGTGTTGCGCGGGGTTTCTGTCGAGGTTCCGCCAGGCAAAATCGTCTGCCTGCTGGGGGCCAATGGCGCCGGCAAGACCACGACGCTGCGCGCGATCTCCGGCCTGCTGCGCACGCAGTTGGGCAAAGTCACCCGCGGCAGCATCGAGTTCGACGGCCAGCGCATCGAGCACTTGCCGCCGGAAGACATCGTGCAACTGGGAATTATCCAGGTGTTGGAAGGGCGGCGCCTCTTTCGGCATCTCACCGTGGAGGAGAACCTGCTCATCGGCGCGGTGGGGCGCTCCCACGCGGACGCCTCACCGGCACGCGACCTGGAACGGGTCTATCACTATTTTCCCCAGCTCAAGGAGATGCGCCAGCGCACCAGCGGCTACCTGTCGGGCGGTGAACAGCAGATGCTGGTCATCGGACGGGCGCTCATGGCCCATCCCAAGATCATGATGTTGGATGAGCCTTCGCTCGGCCTGGCCCCCTTGATCGTCGCCGAGATTTTCGACGTCATCAAGCAGTTGAGCAAGGATGGCAGTATGTCCATCGTGCTCGTAGAGCAGAATGCCCGCATCGCCCTGAGCGTCGCCGATCAGGCCTACGTCATGGAAAACGGGCATATCGTGCTGGAGGGCGCGGCCAGCCAGCTGGCTCAAAACGAGGACATCAAGGAGTTCTACCTGGGATTGACGCAGGTGGGAACGCGCAAGAGTTACCGCGACGTCAAGCACTACAAGCGACGGAAACGCTGGCTTGGATAA
- a CDS encoding ABC transporter ATP-binding protein — protein MVVPVVQLVVDSISLSFGRSQTLARVSTTVHQGEILAIIGPNGAGKTSLLNCINGFYKPQQGRILYQGHDLTRLPSFRIPQLGIARTFQNLALYTGLSTLDNLMAARHIHMHAGLLQCLLYWGLAHREDIAHRRVVEEIIDFLEIEHHRKTVVGALPHGLRKRVELGRALALEPSLLLLDEPMTGMNQEEKEDMARFILDIHERRGLTIVLIEHDMGLVMDIADRVVVLDFGQKIAEGAPDEIKNNPDVIRAYLGQEQSA, from the coding sequence ATGGTCGTGCCCGTGGTTCAACTTGTCGTGGACAGCATCTCGCTGAGCTTTGGCCGTTCGCAAACGCTGGCGCGCGTCTCCACCACGGTACACCAGGGCGAAATCCTGGCCATCATCGGCCCCAATGGCGCTGGTAAGACCAGCCTGCTCAACTGCATCAACGGCTTCTACAAACCGCAGCAGGGACGCATCCTCTACCAGGGTCACGACCTGACACGTCTGCCCTCTTTTCGTATTCCGCAACTCGGGATTGCCCGCACCTTTCAGAACCTTGCGCTCTACACCGGCCTCAGCACCCTGGACAACCTGATGGCCGCACGCCATATTCATATGCACGCCGGCCTGCTTCAGTGTCTGCTCTACTGGGGCCTGGCCCATCGCGAAGACATCGCCCACCGCCGCGTGGTCGAAGAGATCATTGACTTCCTTGAAATAGAACATCATCGCAAGACGGTGGTGGGCGCGCTGCCCCATGGCTTGCGCAAACGGGTTGAACTGGGCCGCGCCCTGGCCCTGGAACCGAGCCTGCTGCTCCTGGACGAGCCGATGACCGGCATGAACCAGGAGGAGAAAGAAGACATGGCGCGCTTCATCCTTGACATCCACGAGCGCCGCGGTCTGACCATCGTCCTGATCGAACATGACATGGGCCTGGTCATGGACATCGCCGATCGTGTGGTCGTACTCGATTTCGGTCAAAAGATCGCCGAAGGCGCGCCGGATGAGATCAAGAACAATCCGGATGTCATTCGGGCCTATCTCGGTCAGGAGCAGAGCGCGTAA
- a CDS encoding AMP-binding protein, with protein sequence MPPETLSQFWLENVRRYRGSAKIAVRQKNLGIWQAYSWEQEYAQVSAFSQGLLELGLQAGDRVAIIGDNDCEYLWGALAIMAAGAAVVGIFTDVTPREVEYIVTHADATFVLAGDQEQCDKLLEIKPNLPLVKRVIYWDDRGLWSYHDPWLMPFQAVRELGQQAAAQEPARFDALVARGKKDDAAMFCYTSGTTGLPKGAMLSHGNFTYAVAAFGEIDPRRDSDNYVSFIPMAWIGGAALDIAPHTVDGVILNFAEGPATVQQNIREISPDSLLYNSRLWENLVATIRARMLDSSTINRLLYRLFLPVGYKVADFQFRKQPAPLLWRLLYQLGNLIVFHPLRSQFGLHKARAAYTAGAALSPDVMRFFQALGLSIQQIYGSTEITGGAVTHRHGDIKFESLGAPLTGSAMRISTAGEILLAGPGLFLGYHKDPQATAAVIEVDDRGVRWFHTGDAGHIDEDGHLIYLDRMKDMIELSSGDRYSPQYIEGRLKFSPYISHALTLGGPQQRFVAALITIDFDNVGRWAEKRGLAFTTYTDLAQKPEVYELIRQDVAEVNHTLPTPARVHKFVLLHKEFDADEGEMTRTRKLRRAFLAERYADIIAAIYAGLPAANVSATVTYRDGRESVIATTLRIETP encoded by the coding sequence ATGCCGCCGGAAACGTTGAGTCAGTTCTGGTTGGAGAATGTGCGCCGCTACCGCGGCAGCGCCAAAATCGCTGTGCGCCAAAAAAACCTGGGAATCTGGCAGGCGTATTCCTGGGAGCAGGAGTATGCGCAGGTGAGCGCGTTCAGCCAGGGACTGCTCGAGTTGGGCCTGCAGGCTGGTGATCGCGTCGCCATCATCGGCGACAACGACTGCGAGTACCTCTGGGGCGCGCTGGCCATCATGGCCGCCGGTGCGGCCGTCGTCGGTATCTTCACCGATGTCACCCCACGCGAAGTCGAGTACATTGTCACCCATGCGGATGCTACCTTCGTCCTGGCCGGAGACCAGGAACAGTGCGACAAGCTCTTGGAGATCAAACCCAACCTGCCTTTGGTCAAACGCGTCATCTATTGGGATGACCGTGGCCTCTGGTCCTACCACGATCCCTGGCTGATGCCTTTCCAGGCGGTCCGGGAACTGGGGCAGCAGGCCGCGGCCCAGGAGCCGGCGCGCTTCGACGCCCTGGTTGCGCGGGGCAAGAAGGACGATGCGGCCATGTTCTGCTACACCTCTGGCACCACCGGCCTGCCCAAGGGCGCCATGCTCAGTCATGGCAACTTCACCTACGCGGTGGCCGCGTTTGGCGAGATTGACCCCCGTCGCGACAGTGACAACTACGTCTCCTTCATTCCGATGGCCTGGATTGGCGGCGCCGCGCTCGACATCGCTCCCCACACCGTGGACGGGGTGATCCTCAACTTCGCCGAAGGGCCGGCCACCGTGCAGCAGAATATCCGTGAAATCTCGCCGGACTCCTTGCTCTACAACTCGCGCCTGTGGGAAAACCTGGTCGCCACGATCCGCGCCCGCATGCTGGACAGCAGCACGATCAATCGCCTGCTCTACCGGCTGTTCTTGCCGGTCGGCTACAAGGTGGCCGATTTCCAGTTTCGCAAACAGCCGGCGCCATTACTCTGGCGCCTGCTCTACCAGCTAGGCAATCTGATCGTCTTTCACCCCTTGCGCAGCCAGTTTGGCTTGCACAAGGCGCGCGCCGCGTACACCGCCGGCGCGGCCCTCAGCCCCGATGTCATGCGCTTCTTCCAGGCCCTGGGCTTATCCATACAGCAGATCTACGGCTCCACCGAGATTACGGGCGGCGCGGTGACGCATCGCCATGGCGATATCAAGTTCGAGTCGCTCGGCGCCCCGCTGACCGGCTCGGCCATGCGCATTTCAACCGCGGGCGAAATCCTCCTGGCCGGCCCCGGCCTCTTCTTGGGCTACCACAAGGACCCACAGGCCACGGCCGCCGTCATCGAGGTGGACGACCGGGGCGTGCGCTGGTTTCACACCGGCGATGCCGGACATATTGACGAAGATGGCCACCTCATCTACCTGGATCGTATGAAGGATATGATCGAACTGAGCAGCGGCGATCGGTATTCCCCGCAATATATCGAAGGGCGGCTCAAGTTCAGTCCCTACATCAGCCATGCCTTGACGCTTGGCGGGCCGCAGCAACGTTTCGTCGCGGCCCTCATCACCATTGATTTCGACAACGTCGGCCGCTGGGCTGAGAAGCGCGGCCTGGCTTTCACCACCTACACCGACCTGGCGCAGAAGCCGGAGGTGTACGAACTGATCCGCCAGGACGTGGCTGAGGTCAACCACACCCTGCCCACGCCTGCGCGGGTGCATAAGTTCGTTCTGCTGCACAAGGAGTTCGACGCCGATGAGGGTGAAATGACCCGCACACGCAAACTGCGCCGCGCCTTTCTTGCGGAACGTTACGCCGACATCATTGCAGCTATCTACGCTGGCCTGCCCGCGGCCAACGTCAGCGCCACCGTCACCTATCGCGATGGCCGTGAGAGCGTCATCGCCACGACGCTGCGCATCGAGACGCCGTGA
- a CDS encoding glycosyltransferase family 4 protein, giving the protein MLVSPYDIAIPGGVTKHVIGLAQALERRGHFVRVLAPCSAPPASLAAIGLDGTLQSVSSHVLSWPYAGAVSHISVDPRIAGRIRSLLAADAFDIMHVHEPLAPGVSWAALAAAHRYPGTRVVGTFHAYREGPNRLYRCVRPLWRAAMRLLDGHVAVSTATAAFWNQFVNASFRLIPNGIDAQLLRTVAPERDRLGAHVLFVGRLEPRKGLDVLLRAWRQVERQHADARLTIAGAYTRQDEATYRRQAAELALRRIRFVGPQSEASLAACYRQADIVCAPARGFESFGLVILEAMAAGVPVVASDIAGYRTLVTPDRDGLLVPAGDDARLATALTALLRDPERRRCLGEQGLLTARRYTWDHVVPRLLAYYDEINHPSEEKSEEKSEEKPEEKSEEKSEGKSEGKKP; this is encoded by the coding sequence ATGCTCGTCTCACCATACGACATCGCCATACCGGGCGGCGTCACCAAGCACGTAATCGGCCTGGCGCAGGCATTGGAGCGACGAGGGCATTTTGTACGGGTACTGGCTCCCTGTTCGGCGCCGCCGGCGAGTCTCGCCGCGATCGGTCTCGATGGTACGCTGCAGAGTGTTTCGTCGCATGTGCTGAGCTGGCCTTATGCGGGCGCCGTGTCGCACATCAGCGTGGACCCGCGTATCGCCGGGCGCATTCGGTCCCTGCTGGCGGCCGACGCTTTCGACATCATGCATGTGCATGAGCCGCTGGCGCCTGGTGTTTCGTGGGCCGCGCTGGCTGCCGCCCACCGTTACCCCGGCACGCGCGTAGTGGGTACCTTTCACGCCTATCGTGAAGGTCCCAACCGCCTTTACCGCTGTGTGCGCCCCCTGTGGCGCGCGGCCATGCGCCTGCTCGACGGTCATGTCGCAGTTTCAACGGCCACCGCGGCATTTTGGAATCAGTTCGTGAATGCGTCTTTTCGCCTGATTCCCAACGGCATTGATGCGCAGCTCCTGCGCACCGTCGCGCCAGAGCGCGATAGGTTGGGCGCTCATGTCCTGTTCGTGGGACGCCTGGAGCCGCGCAAGGGGCTGGATGTCTTGTTGCGGGCCTGGCGCCAGGTTGAACGCCAGCACGCGGACGCCCGCTTGACGATCGCCGGCGCCTATACGCGGCAGGATGAGGCAACCTATCGGCGGCAGGCGGCAGAGCTGGCACTGCGGCGCATCCGCTTCGTGGGGCCGCAGAGCGAGGCCAGCCTGGCGGCCTGCTATCGGCAGGCAGATATTGTCTGTGCGCCGGCCCGCGGCTTCGAGAGCTTCGGTCTGGTGATTTTGGAGGCCATGGCGGCCGGCGTGCCGGTGGTGGCTTCGGATATTGCCGGCTACCGCACCCTGGTGACGCCCGACCGCGACGGACTCCTGGTGCCGGCCGGAGATGATGCCAGGCTGGCGACAGCCCTAACCGCGCTGTTGCGCGATCCCGAGCGCCGTCGCTGCTTGGGTGAGCAGGGGCTGCTGACCGCACGACGCTATACGTGGGATCATGTTGTCCCACGATTGCTCGCTTATTATGATGAAATCAATCATCCGTCAGAAGAAAAGTCAGAAGAAAAGTCAGAAGAAAAGCCAGAAGAAAAGTCAGAAGAAAAGTCAGAAGGAAAGTCAGAAGGAAAGAAACCGTAA
- a CDS encoding sigma-70 family RNA polymerase sigma factor: MNTDEKRVPTVTSLHEARLLERARTCDPQALSQVYDLYAARIHSYVYHRVGDATLAEDLTGQVFLRMLEAIRNDHAWTTSFSGWLYRIAHNLVVDHFRRRGRSSQVGLDDAPDMPSERHDPVDSAEQRLAGDHLRAAITRLTEEQAQVVSLRFLEERSIAEVAQIIGKSEGAVKALQYRAVIALRRMMEGES, translated from the coding sequence TTGAACACAGACGAAAAGCGGGTGCCCACGGTAACCTCGCTGCACGAGGCGAGGTTACTGGAGCGTGCGCGGACTTGTGACCCGCAAGCCCTGAGTCAGGTTTATGACCTGTACGCCGCACGCATCCACAGCTATGTCTATCACCGGGTTGGAGATGCCACCCTGGCTGAGGACTTGACCGGGCAGGTGTTCTTACGTATGTTGGAAGCCATACGTAACGATCATGCCTGGACTACGTCGTTCTCGGGCTGGCTCTACCGTATTGCCCACAACTTGGTGGTGGATCATTTCCGGCGCCGCGGCCGCAGCAGCCAGGTTGGCCTGGATGATGCCCCTGATATGCCGAGTGAACGGCACGACCCTGTGGACAGTGCCGAGCAGCGCCTGGCCGGAGATCATTTGCGCGCGGCCATCACCCGACTGACCGAGGAACAGGCACAGGTTGTTTCGCTGCGGTTTTTAGAAGAACGTAGTATTGCCGAGGTTGCACAAATCATTGGAAAGAGCGAGGGCGCCGTCAAAGCCTTACAGTATCGTGCCGTCATTGCCCTGCGCCGTATGATGGAAGGCGAGTCATGA
- a CDS encoding lysophospholipid acyltransferase family protein, with product MKPNQVVRRVIDEARDWGQFAALSAGAWLAARAAPALSAAALEQLAVWQWPRAAAARQGLLHNVGHAVQRSCADPAVERLAQRAFRHLWLNYRDLLQAPRLDAGALHERVQIEGEAVLQRLRRQEQGAILLGGHFAGGELALQALAARGWPALIAAERLQPPALFDWMCRLRGTHGHRFAPSDALLTPVVRRLRQGGLVGLMMDRDTTGSGRTVMVCGAAARLPVGALRLSVRLGVPIVPLHAQRRRNGSVQLTIHEPLAFVSTLAAEETLTNGLTALAAQLERLITWQPDQWVLTTPLWETSAADASCSSHHTTSPYRAASPST from the coding sequence GTGAAGCCAAATCAAGTAGTGCGGCGTGTGATTGACGAGGCGCGGGACTGGGGACAGTTTGCCGCGCTGAGCGCCGGAGCCTGGCTTGCGGCCCGCGCGGCGCCGGCCCTCAGCGCAGCGGCGTTGGAACAACTGGCCGTTTGGCAGTGGCCGCGGGCGGCGGCGGCCCGACAGGGTCTGCTGCACAATGTGGGGCATGCCGTGCAGCGCTCCTGCGCTGATCCGGCCGTGGAACGCCTGGCCCAGCGTGCCTTTCGCCACCTGTGGCTCAACTACCGTGACCTGCTGCAGGCGCCGCGTCTCGACGCAGGCGCCTTGCACGAACGAGTGCAGATCGAAGGCGAGGCGGTATTGCAGCGCCTGCGCCGGCAGGAACAGGGCGCCATTCTACTCGGCGGTCATTTTGCCGGAGGTGAATTGGCGCTGCAGGCCCTGGCGGCGCGTGGCTGGCCGGCGCTCATTGCGGCCGAACGCCTGCAACCGCCCGCCCTGTTCGACTGGATGTGCCGCTTACGGGGCACGCACGGCCATCGTTTTGCCCCCAGCGATGCGCTCTTGACGCCCGTGGTACGGCGGCTGCGCCAGGGTGGCCTGGTCGGTCTGATGATGGATCGTGATACAACTGGCAGCGGTCGCACCGTCATGGTTTGCGGCGCGGCGGCCCGCCTGCCTGTGGGAGCGCTGCGTCTGAGCGTGCGCCTCGGCGTTCCGATCGTCCCGCTGCACGCCCAGCGTCGGCGCAACGGGAGCGTGCAGTTGACCATTCACGAGCCACTGGCGTTTGTCTCGACGCTGGCTGCAGAAGAAACACTGACCAATGGCCTGACCGCCCTGGCCGCTCAACTGGAGCGTTTGATTACATGGCAGCCCGACCAATGGGTGCTGACAACGCCGTTATGGGAAACGAGCGCCGCCGACGCATCATGCTCGTCTCACCATACGACATCGCCATACCGGGCGGCGTCACCAAGCACGTAA